The following proteins come from a genomic window of Tenebrio molitor chromosome 9, icTenMoli1.1, whole genome shotgun sequence:
- the LOC138139467 gene encoding period circadian protein encodes MKVLLVVLILTMFHTYFLVLGDTATTRTGNNGITGTDSTGASGTTTGNTGNTNTGTTGTGNTGTTGTGNTGTTNTGTTGTSNTGTTGTGTTGTTGTKTTATTTTDSSTTENSNSTNTNSSNIIQIPFAIFFLIWSCFYL; translated from the exons ATGAAAGTGCTCTTAGTTGTCTTGATACTGACCATGTTCCATACAT ATTTCTTGGTGCTCGGAGACACCGCCACCACCCGCACCGGCAACAACGGCATCACAGGAACCGACAGCACCGGCGCTAGCGGCACTACCACCGGCAACACCGGTAATACCAATACCGGCACCACAGGCACCGGCAACACCGGCACCACAGGTACTGGCAACACCGGCACTACCAACACCGGCACCACCGGCACCAGCAACACTGGCACTACAGGCACCGGCACCACCGGCACCACCGGCACCAAAACCACCGCCACTACTACAACCGACAGTAGCACCACCGAAAACTCCAACTCTACAAATACTAATTCATCTAATATCATACAAATTCCGTTTGCAATTTTCTTCTTAATATGGTCATGCTTTTACCTGTAA